A single Rhopalosiphum padi isolate XX-2018 chromosome 4, ASM2088224v1, whole genome shotgun sequence DNA region contains:
- the LOC132929946 gene encoding uncharacterized protein LOC132929946 isoform X4, with translation MNAFPNSDTEKLYDCRRVQSAVAVDLDKFRGHLYVLDSGYDNCQPKIIVYDLKTYKCVRIYVIQSVELGGLNGSRLATLVVDARPFKGETRVYVGDALGGRIAVLDPDRNIWYMIALLHIQNYGSAVIQDYRRPEIYPDVPAECIAVSKLQSSVYLTSKRSHDLYTASFKDLRNLTSYVTPNVKNGDVLPVGLRVRWEGVKLGVSSGLYADIQGGLNYVYTRDFVAVRLSLIAGAAPVAAEDHKVLLQSYDLLPAVTKIFSDNANYLQVWALNAVPNSKNRHLVKINTLTL, from the exons AAACTCTACGACTGTCGCCGTGTTCAATCGGCTGTTGCCGTCGACTTGGACAAATTTAGAGGGCACCTGTACGTGCTGGACAGCGGATACGACAACTGTCAACCAAAAATTATCGTTTATGACCTGAAGACTTACAAATGTGTACGTATATAcgtg ATACAGTCAGTAGAACTTGGTGGGCTCAACGGATCGAGACTTGCCACACTGGTGGTGGATGCGAGACCGTTCAAAGGTGAGACGAGGGTGTACGTGGGCGACGCGCTCGGCGGACGTATCGCGGTATTAGACCCGGACCGAAACATTTGGTACATGATCGCATTACTACACATCCAGAACTACGGTAGCGCAGTCATACAGGACTACCGCAGACCGGAAATCTACCCGGATGTTCCAGCAGAATGCATAGCTGTCTCCAAGCTACAGTCGTCTGTGTACTTGACGTCAAAGCGCTCACACGATTTGTACACGGCTTCGTTCAAGGATCTTCGGAATCTCACCTCTTACGTCACGCCTAACGTAAAG AACGGTGACGTGCTTCCGGTCGGATTGCGAGTGCGCTGGGAAGGCGTCAAGCTGGGCGTTTCGAGCGGGCTGTACGCCGACATACAGGGTGGTCTCAACTATGTGTACACCAGAGATTTCGTGGCCGTCAG attGAGTTTGATCGCTGGCGCTGCACCGGTCGCGGCGGAGGACCACAAGGTGCTGTTGCAGTCATATGACTTGTTACCGGCGGTCACGAAGATATTCTCGGACAACGCGAATTATCTGCAGGTGTGGGCCCTAAACGCTGTGCCCAACTCAAAAAACCGTCATCTGGTCAAAATAAATACGCTCACGTTATAA